The proteins below are encoded in one region of Engystomops pustulosus chromosome 8, aEngPut4.maternal, whole genome shotgun sequence:
- the MSLN gene encoding mesothelin, whose protein sequence is MKDPSQVFVVLLCSGLLATLAAADPTCSAGPINETALCTDIFGPDLENICNNTIKEYACVNASILASLPNNLLANLSSCPNNNNVQNVNPIYFSLLFSKLDNNKTNAVLSTLNSKFSSLDLVWRKQLLDGIWPRIMQHINDSQWIPNDAQPFLININASMIQCLQDNNVSCAAFQELVKNLDTLFPNMTDVNRQDLYPILTAFLRSRQGVSGSACSQNVNSSVWIKQNFGKFVKFADFSNLIALNANFSALDALPLLTPQQIASFSVDLNTSSSAIIGNILGSIQSSDVYDFLGYINTVATLRNATSLSPVMAQALLNKTFATIKSNVSMFTLNDWTQLFQSKLTLVLPEISLDQLSIVPQNISCDSYQAIFTSLDSSSKQMASEKQQTVYKSFIKPFLTQSGPTCTQNSNSSSFLKNNIGKFSQFADYSDLVAFNKNFSGLDVLSGLTLKQKVDLSLLLNSTSDPTVAASIVGTLQNTNDLFDFLGNINAGIVSRNATSLSPVMAQALLNKTFATIKSNVSMFTLNDWTQLFQSKLTLVLPEISLDQLSIVPQNISCDSYQAIFTSLDSSSNQMSSGKQQTVYKSFIKPFLTQSGPTCTQNSNSSSFLKNNIGKFSQFADYSDLVAFNKNFRGLDVLSGLTLKQKVDLSLLLNFTSDPTAAASIVGTLQNTNDLFDFLGNINAGIVSNKLSSVPPSLSQALLNKTFQALKANMSSYSVSDWNQLLQANLSNFLPEISSEQLSLIPQNISCDSYQAILKNLDINFPKMNPVKQEQVYNSLIKPYLKNKGPTCAQNVNSGALISQNFGKFSQFASYQDFVALNGNFSGGDVLPSLTIQQVIEFSLNPSINASLAANITAKIQNVTDANSFLTALSASAQLNKVTSLSAPMSQALLSKTFQMLKPNINSYYDSDWTQLFQNKLSLLLPEISKDQLSLIPSNINCSSYQPIFNSLQSSFSKMKPSNQEDVYKSFIKPYLKMKGNTVTCYNQSNSWLVNNLGSFMTYTSQEDLMLFANDSMLQNFANDPSSVQLASQLKFPKDTALYFTSLLTSSQSFNLSNLPDTFLCSLSPSALKNLSAEAALDVTKKINQKCYNTTGGQPVSAPTPEDVQVAISLVSKLSNFTSETLKNLGQSAVGLSPSQINNMNDGDLKASVSTLGNVSGWNVGQTRSIMNKLLGSNFTISNLSSLGSLVTGLPSKKLQDLDPASVLSAVKDTQFASKLSSAPPALQNMFVKQILAASSTASSVVKNVPSSLASFIPKSSLLFKSEKPSLQDVNGKSWTPDQASMFFDDIAINTTDFTQISSSVLQGFTCSTPSKLSTSQVKGLGKAMKSQSASLNEDQLNCLSRQIVKTGYPSDLDTYPKEVFLFLNSTSYSSIGNCTDFFTNMGKANISVLTKGSKQRSNLLTNSLSCMKVSGSSLTYSNIQVLGQLSCDLNATMIGGSSPTILTQLSQCPSFTTEQQGAIQTLLSKDTTVFGAPSTWTKDTLTSLGGISGFLTKDILTNISSVSLKSWLKGAIQSSSLSRSQFASIVQNLQSTRARRAASCTSGAITADNVNDDLLPLSYTATQLDACLDNNTLTSYLSVLSSKTFTTDQLSVLKNRLDAIYPTGYPESILTSLGYITLVCTDADVSKWTIASVDTLSSLLASGPSNTLAASIITKYTSSGNQLNGAALNAIGSQYICQLSSAQLGLITSTAISDAKALDVSACSQTVKDALYSKAKAAYAAQNSAVSTYYNLIKPYLGGAPAADIKSLAAMGPNMDIGTFVKLNPTLVPSLTVSDVKSLLGTNVADLKTQESNSVVSSWIQSQKQSDLDTLGLGIQGGIRDYATTAPPTAGSSASTLTHSVSILLAVLGIFLLH, encoded by the exons ATGAAGGACCCATCTCAAGTGTTTGTGGTTCTTCTCTGCTCCG GACTTTTGGCGACCTTGGCAGCTGCGGACCCAACG TGCTCTGCTGGACCCATAAACG AAACCGCACTATGTACAGATATATTCGG GCCAGATCTAGAAAATATTTGCAATAATACCATCAAGGAGTACGCCTGCGTCAAT GCTTCCATCTTGGCATCTCTCCCGAATAATCTTCTGGCTAACCTGTCCTCCTGTCCCAATAACAACAACGTCCAGAATGTCAACCCCATCTACTTCTCCTTGCTTTTCTCAAAACTGGACAACAACAAAACCAATGCGGTGCTGTCCACCCTCAACAGCAAG TTTTCTAGTTTGGATTTGGTATGGAGGAAGCAGTTATTGGATGGGATCTGGCCCCGTATCATGCAGCACATCAATGACTCTCAGTGGATCCCCAATGACGCCCAGCCCTTCCTCATCAATATTAACGCCAGCATGATCCAATGTCTGCAGGATAACAATGTGAGCTGTGCAGCTTTCCAGGAACT GGTGAAGAATCTGGACACCTTGTTCCCCAATATGACAGACGTGAACAGACAAGACTTGTACCCCATTTTAACAGCCTTCCTAAGGAGCCGCCAGGGAGTGTCAG GTTCGGCCTGTTCTCAGAATGTCAACAGCAGCGTGTGGATCAAACAGAACTTTGGAAAATTTGTGAAGTTTGCAGATTTCAGCAACTTGATTGCACTAAATGCAAACTTTAGCGCT CTGGATGCTCTGCCTCTCCTCACTCCTCAACAAATCGCATCCTTCAGCGTGGACTTGAACACCAGTAGCTCTGCCATAATCGGTAACATTCTAGGATCGATACAGAGCAGCGACGTGTATGACTTCCTGGGTTATATCAATACCGTGGCCACATTG AGGAACGCCACTTCCCTCTCCCCAGTCATGGCACAAGCTTTGCTCAATAAGACTTTTGCGACCATCAAGTCCAATGTCTCTATGTTTACACTGAATGACTGGACCCAACTCTTCCAGAGTAAACTGACTCTTGTCCTTCCTGAAATTTCCCTCGATCAACTGAGCATCGTACCCCAAAATATCAGTTGTGACTCCTACCAAGCCAT ATTCACAAGTCTGGACTCATCATCCAAGCAAATGGCTTCTGAAAAACAACAAACTGTTTATAAATCTTTCATCAAGCCTTTTCTCACGCAGTCAG GTCCAACTTGTACTCAGAACTCCAACAGCAGCAGTTTTCTGAAAAATAATATTGGAAAGTTTTCTCAGTTTGCTGACTACAGCGACCTTGTGGCATTCAACAAGAATTTCAGTGGT CTGGATGTGCTGTCTGGCCTCACTCTAAAACAGAAGGTGGACCTTAGTTTGCTGCTGAACTCCACTAGTGACCCCACCGTGGCGGCCAGCATTGTCGGCACTCTACAGAACACCAACGATCTATTTGACTTTTTGGGAAATATTAACGCTGGCATTGTCTCG AGGAACGCCACTTCCCTCTCTCCAGTCATGGCACAAGCTTTGCTCAATAAGACTTTTGCGACCATCAAGTCCAATGTCTCTATGTTTACACTGAATGACTGGACCCAACTCTTCCAGAGTAAACTGACTCTTGTCCTTCCAGAAATTTCCCTCGATCAACTGAGCATCGTACCCCAAAATATCAGTTGTGACTCCTACCAAGCCAT ATTCACAAGTCTGGACTCATCATCCAACCAAATGTCTTCTGGAAAACAGCAAACGGTTTATAAATCTTTCATCAAGCCTTTTCTCACACAGTCAG GTCCAACTTGTACTCAGAACTCCAACAGCAGCAGTTTTCTGAAAAATAATATTGGAAAGTTTTCTCAGTTTGCTGACTACAGCGACCTTGTGGCATTCAACAAGAATTTCAGAGGC CTGGATGTGCTGTCTGGCCTCACTCTAAAACAGAAGGTGGACCTTAGCTTGCTGCTGAACTTCACTAGTGACCCCACCGCGGCGGCCAGCATTGTCGGCACTCTACAGAACACCAACGATCTATTTGACTTTTTGGGAAATATTAACGCTGGCATTGTCTCG AACAAATTGAGCTCAGTTCCTCCATCGCTGTCCCAGGCTTTGCTAAATAAGACTTTTCAAGCACTAAAAGCCAACATGTCCAGCTACAGTGTCTCAGACTGGAACCAGCTCTTACAAGCCAATCTCAGCAACTTCCTTCCTGAGATCTCCTCCGAACAGCTAAGCCTTATACCCCAAAACATCTCTTGTGACTCCTACCAGGCCAT actCAAGAATTTGGACATTAATTTCCCCAAAATGAATCCCGTAAAACAAGAGCAAGTTTACAATTCTCTGATCAAGCCTTATCTGAAAAACAAAG GTCCCACTTGTGCACAGAATGTTAATAGCGGTGCTCTAATTAGCCAAAATTTTGGAAAATTCTCACAATTTGCCAGCTACCAAGACTTTGTGGCTCTCAATGGAAATTTTAGTGGG GGGGATGTTTTGCCTTCTCTTACGATACAGCAAGTTATTGAGTTTAGCTTGAACCCCTCCATCAATGCATCACTGGCTGCTAATATTACTGCAAAAATCCAAAATGTGACAGATGCTAATAGCTTCCTGACTGCCCTGTCAGCGTCTGCTCAATTG AATAAGGTCACTTCCTTGAGTGCACCCATGTCCCAGGCTCTCCTATCCAAAACCTTCCAAATGTTGAAGCCAAACATCAACTCTTATTACGATTCGGACTGGACACAACTTTTCCAGAATAAACTAAGTTTGTTATTACCAGAAATCAGCAAAGACCAACTCAGCCTCATCCCCAGCAACATCAACTGCTCCTCATACCAACCCAT ATTCAACAGTCTGCAGTCCAGCTTCTCCAAAATGAAACCTTCAAATCAGGAAGACGTCTACAAATCTTTTATCAAACCTTATCTAAAGATGAAAG GTAACACAGTCACTTGTTATAACCAGTCTAATTCTTGGCTTGTGAACAACTTGGGCTCCTTTATGACTTACACAAGTCAAGAAGATTTGATGCTTTTTGCTAATGATTCCATG CTGCAGAACTTCGCCAATGACCCTTCATCTGTGCAACTAGCGAGTCAGCTGAAATTCCCCAAAGACACTGCCCTTTATTTCACCTCATTACTGACCTCAAGTCAATCATTCAACTTATCCAA CCTCCCGGATACATTCCTCTGCTCCTTGTCACCATCAGCCCTGAAGAATCTGAGTGCAGAAGCCGCATTGGACGTAACCAAGAAAATCAATCAGAAATGCTACAATACAACAGGAGGACAACCTGTCTCTGCCCCAACCCCTGAGGATGTGCAG GTTGCGATCTCACTCGTCAGCAAACTGAGCAATTTCACCTCTGAAACTCTCAAGAACCTGGGACAATCAGCAGTGGGTTTGTCCCCATCACAAATCAACAATATGAATGATGGTGACCTCAAGGCGAGTGTTTCCACCCTGGGGAACGTCAGCGGCTGGAACGTCGGGCAGACCAGATCCATCATGAACAAACTCCTGGGCTCCAATTTCACG ATTAGTAACCTGAGCAGTCTAGGGAGTCTGGTAACGGGGCTGCCAAGTAAGAAGCTGCAAGATCTGGACCCGGCCTCAGTACTTAGTGCGGTGAAGGATACACAGTTCGCTAGCAAACTAAGCAGCGCTCCACCAGCTTTGCAGAATATGTTTGTCAAGCAG ATCTTAGCCGCCAGCTCCACTGCATCCAGTGTTGTCAAAAACGTCCCGTCCAGCCTGGCGAGCTTCATTCCCAAGTCATCCCTGCTCTTCAAATCAGAGAAGCCATCACTGCAGGACGTCAATGGAAAATCATGGACCCCAGACCAG GCATCCATGTTCTTCGATGACATTGCAATCAACACCACCGACTTCACACA GATATCCTCATCGGTCCTCCAAGGCTTTACCTGCTCCACCCCAAGTAAGCTCTCTACCAGCCAAGTGAAGGGCCTGGGGAAGGCCATGAAGAGCCAGAGCGCCTCCCTCAATGAGGATCAG CTGAACTGTCTGAGCAGGCAAATCGTCAAGACCGGCTATCCATCCGATCTGGACACCTACCCCAAAGAGGTCTTCTTATTCCTGAA CTCCACCAGTTATTCCTCCATTGGAAACTGCACAGATTTCTTCACCAACATGGGCAAAGCAAACATCAGCGTCCTGACCAAAGGCTCCAAGCAGCGCAGTAATCTGCTGACCAATTCCTTGTCCTGTATG aAAGTATCAGGATCCAGTCTGACATACAGTAATATCCAGGTGCTGGGTCAACTTTCTTGTGATCTGAACGCGACAATGATTGGAGGTTCCTCACCAACTATTCTGACTCAGTTATCTCAGTGTCCGTCCTTCACGACCGAACAACAAGGTGCTATCCAGACACTCCTCAGCAAAGACACCACTGTGTTTGG GGCCCCCTCCACCTGGACTAAGGACACATTGACTTCACTTGGAGGAATCAGTGGATTTTTAACCAAAGACATCCTGACAAATATCTCCAGT GTGTCATTAAAGTCCTGGCTGAAAGGAGCGATACAGTCCTCATCCCTGTCCAGGAGTCAGTTTGCTTCCATTGTCCAGAATCTTCAATCTACTAGAGCTCGACGAGCTGCAA GTTGTACTTCTGGGGCGATCACAGCTGACAATGTGAACGATGACTTACTGCCACTGAGTTACACTGCGACACAATTAGACGCCTGTTTAGACAACAATACTCTGACCAGTTACCTGTCCGTCCTGAGCAGCAAGACCTTCACCACTGATCAGCTGAGCGTCCTGAAGAACAGGCTGGATGCA ATTTATCCTACAGGTTACCCAGAAAGCATTCTCACTAGCCTGGGATACATCACTCTAGTCTGCACAGATGCTGATGTCAGCAAGTGGACCATCGCTTCAGTGGACACTCTCAGCAGTTTACTGGCTTCCGGACCCTCAAATACCCTG GCTGCGAGTATCATTACCAAATATACAAGTTCGGGGAATCAATTAAATGGCGCCGCGCTAAATGCGATCGGGAGTCAATACATCTGCCAACTGAGCAGCGCACAGCTGGGCCTCATCACCTCCACCGCCATAAG TGATGCCAAAGCCTTGGACGTATCCGCCTGCTCCCAAACTGTGAAGGATGCCCTGTACAGTAAAGCAAAGGCGGCCTACGCGGCACAGAATAGTGCAGTGTCCACCTACTACAACCTCATTAAGCCGTATCTGG GTGGAGCACCTGCGGCCGACATCAAGTCCCTGGCCGCTATGGGCCCCAACATGGACATAGGAACCTTTGTGAAGCTGAACCCCACCTTAGTGCCG AGCCTCACAGTCAGTGATGTGAAGAGTTTACTCGGCACCAACGTTGCAGATCTGAAGACCCAGGAAAGCAACAGTGTGGTCAGCAGCTGGATCCAGAGCCAGAAACAGTCCGATCTGGACACCCTGGGCCTGGGCATCCAGGGGGGTATACGGGATTACGCCACAACCGCTCCTCCTACTGCTG GCTCATCCGCGTCCACTCTCACTCACAGCGTCTCAATCCTATTGGCCGTCCTTGGAATATTCCTCCTTCATTAA